A stretch of Cyanobacterium sp. HL-69 DNA encodes these proteins:
- the gcvT gene encoding aminomethyltransferase GcvT: protein MKSELFRTPLYSLSVDAKAKFTDFAGWEMAVQYEGLKKEHQAVRGDAGMFDISHMGKFYLRGKNLRACLQFLVPTDLSTMTEGKAQYSVLLNENAGIIDDIIFYYQGSGDDGLESGILIVNASTCEKDWAWLNKNLAPKGVELLDKTQDLALIAIQGCKAEEYLQSFLDVDLSHLQAFEHLTTSFAGQKVFVARTGYTGEDGFEVMTTPNVAQDMWRSHLAQGLTPCGLGARDTLRLEAGMSLYGQEIDETTTPLEAGLGWVVNLNREDDFIAREVLAKQKKEGLTRKLVGLQMEGRYIARHGYAIKHNNHIVGEVTSGTLSPTLNSAIALGYLPLELTKIGQTVDVEIRGKLYPARVVKKPFYRRK, encoded by the coding sequence ATGAAGTCTGAATTATTTCGCACCCCTTTATATTCTTTGTCGGTGGATGCTAAAGCCAAGTTTACTGATTTTGCTGGTTGGGAAATGGCGGTGCAGTATGAGGGGTTAAAAAAAGAGCATCAGGCGGTGAGGGGGGATGCTGGAATGTTCGATATTTCCCACATGGGTAAGTTTTATTTACGGGGGAAAAATTTACGGGCTTGTTTACAGTTTCTTGTGCCAACGGATTTGTCAACTATGACAGAAGGTAAGGCTCAATATTCGGTATTGTTGAATGAGAATGCTGGGATTATTGACGATATTATTTTTTATTATCAGGGTAGCGGTGATGATGGGTTGGAATCGGGGATATTAATTGTTAATGCTTCTACTTGTGAGAAGGATTGGGCTTGGTTAAATAAAAATTTAGCACCTAAGGGCGTTGAGTTATTGGATAAGACTCAAGATTTGGCTTTAATTGCTATTCAAGGATGTAAGGCTGAGGAGTATTTACAATCTTTTTTGGATGTGGATTTAAGTCATTTACAGGCTTTTGAGCATTTAACCACCAGTTTTGCGGGGCAAAAGGTTTTTGTGGCTCGAACGGGCTACACTGGGGAGGATGGTTTTGAGGTGATGACTACTCCTAATGTAGCACAGGATATGTGGCGATCGCACTTAGCCCAAGGATTAACCCCCTGCGGTTTGGGGGCAAGGGATACCCTAAGACTCGAGGCAGGGATGAGTTTGTATGGGCAGGAAATTGATGAAACTACTACCCCCCTTGAGGCTGGATTGGGTTGGGTAGTTAATCTTAACCGTGAAGATGATTTTATTGCCCGTGAAGTTTTAGCGAAACAAAAAAAAGAAGGCTTAACAAGAAAATTGGTGGGTTTACAAATGGAAGGCAGATATATTGCCCGTCATGGTTATGCCATTAAACATAATAATCATATCGTGGGGGAGGTTACTAGCGGTACCCTTTCTCCTACCCTCAACAGTGCGATCGCCCTTGGTTATTTACCCCTAGAATTAACTAAAATAGGGCAAACTGTGGATGTAGAAATCAGAGGTAAACTTTACCCCGCCAGAGTCGTCAAAAAACCCTTCTATCGCCGAAAATAA
- the gatC gene encoding bifunctional aspartyl-tRNA(Asn) / glutamyl-tRNA(Gln) amidotransferase subunit GatC has protein sequence MSISQEEVKKVANLARLDISEQEEQEFGTQLNAILEYFDQLSELDTSEVEPTTRAIDVSNIMRSDAQTTYEDRESLLENAPSRDDDFFRVPKIMG, from the coding sequence ATGAGTATTAGTCAAGAAGAAGTAAAAAAGGTGGCTAATTTAGCCCGTTTAGATATTAGTGAACAAGAAGAGCAGGAATTTGGCACTCAGTTAAACGCCATCCTCGAATATTTTGACCAATTAAGTGAGTTAGATACCAGTGAAGTAGAACCCACTACAAGGGCGATCGATGTTAGCAATATTATGCGCTCTGATGCCCAAACTACCTACGAAGATAGGGAAAGTTTATTGGAAAATGCACCTTCTCGGGATGATGACTTTTTCCGAGTACCTAAAATTATGGGTTAA
- a CDS encoding ABC-type carbohydrate uptake system substrate-binding component — protein sequence MIINRLFKQTKLFHYPLIVGSLTAMVLGCGQQPIANEGQVEFWTMQLQPKFTPYFEGINESFEAANEEASILWVDVPWDAMESRILTAVSANNAPDVVNLNPDFASQLASRNAWLNLAEEIPEEVRGEYLSKIWEANQIEICPTENDCTTSTFGIPWYLTTTVSVYNKDLLQQAGVENPPTNFEELAQVAQRVKDETGKYAFFVTFVPTDSNEVLNSLVQMGVSLLDGEGKAAFNTPEGERAFSYWVDMYQRGLLPPEVFTQGHRHGVELYQAGESAILGTGAEFLNTIATNAPTIYEQSAVAPQITGETGKRSVSVMNLVIPRSSSNPQKAINYALYVTNSENQLNFAQEANVLPSHTSAIASYIENLEQESEQNILLEARKISAMQLESAEVLIPPSPNINQLKRIIYENLQSAMLGEKTVPEALDDAQAEWDSM from the coding sequence ATGATAATTAATAGACTTTTTAAACAAACTAAACTTTTTCATTACCCGCTGATTGTTGGCTCATTAACTGCTATGGTGTTGGGGTGTGGACAACAGCCCATTGCGAATGAAGGGCAGGTGGAATTTTGGACAATGCAACTTCAGCCTAAATTTACTCCTTATTTTGAAGGGATAAATGAAAGTTTTGAGGCAGCAAATGAAGAGGCAAGTATTCTTTGGGTAGATGTGCCTTGGGATGCCATGGAAAGTAGAATTTTAACGGCGGTTTCGGCTAATAATGCCCCTGATGTAGTTAATCTTAATCCTGATTTTGCTTCTCAGTTGGCTTCCCGTAATGCTTGGTTAAATTTGGCGGAGGAAATTCCCGAGGAGGTTAGAGGAGAATATTTATCAAAAATTTGGGAAGCAAATCAAATTGAAATTTGCCCTACGGAAAATGATTGTACGACTTCTACTTTTGGCATTCCTTGGTATTTAACCACTACAGTGTCGGTATATAACAAGGATTTATTGCAGCAAGCCGGGGTGGAAAATCCCCCTACAAATTTTGAGGAGTTAGCCCAAGTTGCCCAAAGGGTGAAGGATGAAACGGGTAAGTATGCCTTTTTTGTTACTTTTGTGCCGACGGATTCTAATGAGGTGTTAAATTCTTTGGTGCAGATGGGGGTAAGTTTATTGGATGGGGAAGGTAAGGCGGCGTTTAATACTCCTGAGGGGGAAAGGGCTTTTTCTTATTGGGTTGATATGTATCAAAGGGGTTTATTGCCCCCAGAAGTATTTACTCAGGGGCATCGTCATGGGGTGGAGTTATACCAAGCTGGGGAGTCGGCAATTCTTGGCACGGGGGCGGAATTTTTGAATACCATTGCTACTAATGCACCGACAATTTATGAGCAGTCGGCGGTTGCCCCTCAAATTACGGGGGAAACGGGTAAGCGTAGTGTGTCGGTGATGAATTTAGTAATTCCTCGCAGTAGCAGTAATCCTCAGAAAGCCATTAACTATGCTTTGTATGTTACTAACAGTGAGAATCAACTTAATTTTGCTCAGGAGGCTAATGTATTACCTTCTCATACAAGTGCGATCGCCTCTTACATAGAAAATTTAGAGCAAGAATCGGAGCAAAATATCCTTTTAGAAGCCCGAAAAATAAGCGCCATGCAATTAGAATCAGCGGAGGTTTTAATTCCCCCTTCTCCTAATATCAATCAACTCAAAAGAATTATCTATGAGAATTTACAATCAGCCATGTTAGGGGAAAAAACAGTACCAGAAGCCCTCGATGATGCCCAAGCAGAATGGGATAGTATGTGA
- the diox1 gene encoding all-trans-8'-apo-beta-carotenal 15,15'-oxygenase Diox1, giving the protein MVQIENKPVQNKSYSLEDWRKGYESQPQEKEYWIKDIEGEIPADLRGTLYRNGPGLLEVYGTPLNHPFDGDGMICSFKFTDEGCYFRNSYVKTKEYLEEKKAQKMLYRGVFGSQKPGGILGNIFDIRVKNIANTNVVKLGKKLLALWEAALPHSLDPETLETKKIDNLDGILKDGDVFSAHPRIDPHSPFNNGKPSLINFGIKPGLSSTINVYEFDEEGKILQQYSHITPGFCFIHDFLITPNYIIFFQNPTSYNPLPFVFGMKGAGECLDFKENETTKIILIPRHAPHKDVITLETNAGFIFHHGNAFEKDDKTLIIDSVCYAKLSQINPDKSYKEVNFDELAPGQLFRFTLDLNSQKVEKELLNTRCVEFPFINPENVGRDYRYMFIGATHDSDRNAPLQGLLKFDLQTKEEQLYSFAPKGFAGEPVFVPKSNADGEDDAWILDLIYDSENHRSDLVIFDGKDISQPVATLHLKQHIPYGLHGSWAGIVEN; this is encoded by the coding sequence ATGGTACAAATAGAAAATAAACCAGTACAAAATAAATCCTATAGTTTAGAAGACTGGCGTAAAGGTTACGAATCTCAACCCCAAGAAAAAGAATACTGGATAAAAGACATAGAAGGGGAAATTCCCGCCGACTTGCGAGGTACACTATATCGTAATGGTCCTGGATTATTAGAAGTATATGGCACTCCCTTAAACCATCCTTTCGATGGAGATGGCATGATTTGCTCGTTTAAATTTACCGATGAGGGGTGTTATTTTCGTAATAGCTATGTAAAAACCAAAGAATATTTGGAAGAAAAAAAAGCTCAAAAAATGCTCTATCGAGGGGTATTTGGTAGCCAAAAGCCGGGAGGAATTTTAGGAAATATATTTGATATTAGAGTAAAAAATATTGCTAATACTAATGTTGTAAAATTAGGAAAAAAACTACTAGCATTGTGGGAGGCTGCACTGCCCCATAGTTTAGATCCAGAAACCTTAGAAACAAAAAAAATAGATAACTTAGATGGTATACTAAAAGACGGTGATGTATTTTCAGCGCACCCTAGAATCGATCCCCATTCACCATTTAATAATGGTAAACCTTCCTTAATTAACTTTGGTATAAAACCTGGTTTATCTAGCACTATTAACGTGTATGAATTTGACGAAGAAGGGAAAATATTACAACAATATAGCCATATTACCCCTGGATTTTGTTTTATCCATGATTTTTTAATTACTCCTAACTATATTATTTTCTTTCAAAACCCTACCAGTTATAATCCTTTACCCTTTGTATTTGGGATGAAAGGCGCGGGGGAATGTTTAGATTTTAAAGAGAATGAAACTACTAAAATTATTTTAATTCCTCGCCATGCTCCTCATAAAGATGTTATTACTTTAGAAACAAATGCAGGGTTTATTTTTCATCATGGTAATGCCTTTGAAAAAGATGATAAAACTTTAATTATTGACTCAGTATGCTATGCAAAATTAAGTCAAATTAACCCCGATAAAAGTTATAAAGAGGTGAATTTTGATGAATTGGCACCCGGGCAATTATTCCGTTTTACCCTAGATTTAAATAGCCAAAAAGTAGAAAAAGAATTACTCAATACTCGTTGTGTAGAATTTCCCTTTATCAACCCTGAAAATGTAGGGCGAGACTATCGTTATATGTTTATTGGGGCAACCCATGACTCTGATAGAAATGCACCTTTACAGGGTTTATTGAAATTTGATTTACAGACAAAAGAAGAACAATTATATTCTTTTGCCCCTAAAGGTTTTGCTGGTGAGCCTGTTTTTGTGCCAAAAAGTAATGCTGATGGTGAGGATGATGCTTGGATACTTGATTTAATTTATGATTCTGAAAATCATCGCTCTGATTTGGTAATATTTGACGGCAAAGATATTTCGCAACCTGTGGCAACTTTACACCTCAAGCAGCATATCCCCTACGGTTTGCATGGCAGCTGGGCGGGAATAGTGGAGAATTGA
- a CDS encoding photosystem I assembly-related protein Ycf3, which produces MARSQRNDNFIDKTFTVMADIILKVLPINARAKEAFVYYRDGMSAQADGEYAEALENYEEALRLEDDPSDRSEILYNMGLIHASNGKLEEALGYYDQCLELNPRKPSALNNIAVLYHFQGDKCKQEGREDEAEDFFDKAAEYWKQAIRLSPNSYLEAQNWLKTTGRSEMDVFF; this is translated from the coding sequence ATGGCTAGATCTCAGAGAAATGATAATTTTATCGATAAAACTTTTACCGTTATGGCGGATATTATCTTAAAAGTTTTACCTATTAATGCTAGGGCAAAGGAAGCCTTTGTATATTACCGTGATGGTATGTCTGCCCAAGCGGATGGGGAATATGCCGAAGCCCTCGAAAATTATGAGGAAGCATTGAGATTAGAGGATGATCCGAGCGATCGCAGCGAAATCCTTTATAATATGGGTTTAATCCATGCTAGTAATGGTAAACTAGAGGAAGCTCTAGGCTATTATGATCAATGTTTGGAACTTAATCCCCGTAAACCTTCTGCCCTTAATAACATTGCGGTGTTGTACCACTTTCAGGGAGACAAATGCAAACAAGAAGGAAGGGAAGATGAAGCGGAAGATTTCTTCGATAAAGCGGCTGAGTATTGGAAACAAGCCATTAGACTCTCTCCGAATAGCTATTTGGAGGCTCAAAACTGGCTTAAAACCACTGGTAGATCTGAAATGGATGTATTCTTTTAA
- the hemF-2 gene encoding coproporphyrinogen III oxidase has translation MNTATKENTNPINSTSFPPEDAKTRVSQFMQSIQDEICQGLEALDGKGKFKEESWQREEGGGGRSRVMTDGDVFEQGGVNFSEVWGDNLPPSILKQRPEAEGHRFYATGTSMVLHPKNPYIPTVHLNYRYFEAGPVWWFGGGADLTPYYPFAEDAKHFHTTFKNTCDKHHPEYYNVFKRWCDEYFYLKHRDETRGVGGLFFDYQDGNDPIYRGPHPDKAAAQYSNQLPPQDKRSWEEIFAFVQDCGSTFLPAYVPIAEKRRHMDYGDRQRNFQLYRRGRYVEFNLVYDRGTIFGLQTNGRTESILMSLPPLVRWEYGYTPEANTPEAELYDVFLKPQDWANWK, from the coding sequence ATGAATACGGCGACTAAAGAAAATACTAACCCCATTAATTCTACTTCTTTTCCTCCTGAAGATGCAAAAACTAGGGTAAGTCAGTTTATGCAGTCTATTCAAGATGAGATTTGCCAAGGTTTAGAGGCCCTTGATGGTAAGGGAAAGTTTAAGGAAGAGAGTTGGCAAAGAGAGGAAGGGGGCGGAGGTAGATCTCGTGTGATGACTGATGGAGATGTTTTTGAGCAGGGGGGGGTGAATTTTTCTGAGGTATGGGGTGATAATCTTCCCCCTAGTATTCTTAAGCAACGTCCTGAAGCTGAGGGACATCGTTTTTATGCCACGGGTACTTCTATGGTATTGCACCCCAAAAATCCTTATATTCCTACAGTACATTTAAATTATCGCTATTTTGAGGCAGGGCCTGTATGGTGGTTTGGTGGCGGTGCTGATTTAACCCCTTATTATCCTTTTGCTGAGGATGCGAAGCATTTTCACACTACTTTTAAAAATACTTGTGATAAGCATCATCCCGAATATTACAATGTCTTTAAGCGTTGGTGTGATGAGTATTTTTATTTAAAACACCGTGATGAAACCCGTGGAGTGGGTGGACTTTTCTTTGATTATCAGGATGGAAATGACCCTATTTATCGTGGCCCTCACCCTGATAAGGCAGCGGCGCAATATAGTAATCAGTTACCTCCCCAAGATAAGCGTAGTTGGGAAGAAATTTTTGCTTTTGTGCAAGATTGCGGTAGCACTTTTTTACCTGCTTATGTGCCTATTGCCGAAAAACGTCGTCATATGGATTATGGCGATCGCCAAAGAAACTTCCAATTATATCGTCGTGGGCGGTATGTAGAGTTTAATTTGGTTTACGATAGGGGAACTATTTTCGGTTTACAAACCAATGGGCGTACGGAGTCGATTTTAATGTCTTTACCTCCTTTGGTGCGCTGGGAATATGGTTACACCCCTGAAGCGAATACCCCCGAAGCGGAGTTATATGATGTCTTCCTCAAGCCCCAAGATTGGGCAAACTGGAAGTAA
- the thiG gene encoding thiazole synthase ThiG: MNIRENIIIGGGIIGLAIAIELRLRNKQVTILSRNFKQAATHAAAGMLAPRAEKLTGVMLDLSLQSLALYPQWIEKLSHLGAEDVDYNPCGIIAPVYETPKETNSKGGVWLDKKNLAHYQPDLGEDVVGGWWYPEEGQVDPRRLGNVLSNIAQSLGVEILEGVSAIAFTRSQGKIKDVITPSGTFAANNYILAGGSWSGKLQSLPVRPIKGQMLSLKMPSDKPLERVIFGENTYLVPKKDGRLIVGATVEDIGWVKGTTAQGVNTLLNNAIRLYPSLAQWKLKEIWYGYRPGTPDEMPILGFGDAENLILATGHHRNGILLAPITAKIISNLVEGKTDSFLPSFSYLRFNSPENPPLPPLVKNSNKNQIMNYPTPQQNNGYHAYSHDVSDDSLVIAGRKFNSRLMTGTGKYPSIESMQQSVMASGCEIVTVAVRRVQNNAPGHEGLAEALDWSKIWMLPNTAGCTNAEEAIRVARLGREMAKLLGQEDNNFVKLEVIPDSKYLLPDPIGTLQAAEQLVKEGFAVLPYVNADPLLCKRLEEVGCATVMPLGSPIGSGQGIQNVANIKIIIEQSKVPVVIDAGIGSPSEAAYGMELGADALLVNSAIALAQNPVIMAQSMGLATQAGRLAYKAGRIPIKNHASASSPLTGVVSK, encoded by the coding sequence ATGAACATAAGGGAAAATATTATTATCGGTGGCGGTATCATTGGCTTGGCGATCGCCATTGAGCTAAGATTAAGAAATAAACAAGTTACCATCCTCAGTCGTAACTTTAAACAGGCAGCTACCCACGCCGCAGCGGGAATGTTAGCCCCTAGGGCAGAAAAATTAACGGGGGTAATGTTGGACTTATCCCTACAATCTCTTGCCCTTTATCCCCAGTGGATTGAGAAATTATCACACCTTGGAGCCGAAGATGTAGATTATAATCCCTGTGGTATCATCGCCCCTGTATATGAAACCCCCAAAGAAACGAACAGCAAAGGGGGAGTATGGTTAGACAAGAAAAATTTAGCCCACTATCAACCCGACTTAGGAGAAGATGTGGTGGGTGGTTGGTGGTATCCTGAAGAAGGACAAGTGGATCCCCGTCGTCTCGGCAATGTATTATCAAATATCGCTCAATCCCTTGGTGTGGAGATATTAGAGGGGGTAAGTGCGATCGCCTTTACCCGTAGTCAAGGTAAAATAAAAGATGTCATCACCCCATCAGGCACATTTGCCGCGAATAACTATATCTTAGCAGGAGGCTCATGGTCGGGAAAACTGCAATCCCTACCCGTGCGCCCCATAAAAGGGCAAATGCTCAGTTTAAAAATGCCCTCTGATAAACCCCTAGAAAGGGTAATTTTTGGTGAAAACACCTACCTAGTACCCAAAAAAGATGGACGCTTAATTGTGGGTGCCACCGTAGAAGACATCGGCTGGGTAAAAGGCACCACTGCCCAAGGAGTAAATACCTTACTTAATAACGCCATCAGACTTTATCCTTCCCTTGCCCAATGGAAATTAAAAGAAATCTGGTACGGCTATCGCCCCGGCACCCCTGACGAAATGCCCATCCTCGGTTTTGGGGATGCCGAAAATCTCATTCTTGCCACGGGGCATCATCGCAACGGTATTTTACTCGCCCCCATCACCGCCAAAATCATTAGTAACCTAGTGGAAGGCAAAACCGATTCCTTTTTACCATCCTTCAGTTATCTTCGCTTTAATTCCCCCGAAAATCCACCCTTACCCCCCCTTGTGAAAAACAGTAATAAAAATCAAATTATGAATTATCCTACCCCCCAACAAAATAATGGTTACCATGCCTATAGCCATGATGTCAGTGATGATAGTTTAGTCATTGCAGGGCGCAAGTTTAACTCTCGTTTGATGACAGGCACAGGGAAATATCCCAGTATTGAATCCATGCAACAAAGTGTTATGGCCAGTGGTTGCGAAATCGTAACTGTTGCCGTTAGGAGGGTACAAAATAATGCCCCCGGCCATGAAGGATTAGCCGAAGCCCTCGACTGGTCAAAAATTTGGATGTTGCCCAATACCGCTGGTTGTACCAACGCTGAGGAAGCAATTCGGGTTGCCCGTCTAGGTAGGGAAATGGCGAAATTATTAGGGCAAGAGGATAATAATTTTGTGAAGTTAGAAGTTATCCCTGATAGTAAATATTTACTACCTGATCCCATCGGTACTTTACAAGCCGCCGAGCAATTGGTAAAAGAAGGGTTTGCGGTGTTACCCTATGTAAACGCAGATCCTCTACTCTGTAAACGTTTGGAGGAGGTAGGCTGTGCTACGGTGATGCCCCTCGGTTCTCCCATTGGTTCGGGTCAGGGTATCCAAAATGTTGCTAATATTAAGATTATCATTGAGCAATCCAAAGTACCTGTAGTCATTGATGCGGGTATCGGTAGCCCCTCAGAAGCCGCCTATGGTATGGAATTGGGAGCTGATGCTTTATTGGTTAACAGTGCGATCGCCCTTGCCCAAAATCCTGTTATCATGGCTCAATCCATGGGACTCGCAACCCAAGCTGGAAGACTTGCCTATAAAGCAGGAAGAATCCCCATTAAAAACCATGCCAGTGCCAGTTCACCTTTAACGGGAGTAGTAAGCAAATAG
- the manS gene encoding Mn sensing two component signal transduction system histidine kinasee ManS, with the protein MFQTTRRRLALYYTIVTAVLLIIFAIGIYGYVYKTLIDRIDDTLKHVVEIVEPSLVIDDVSLGEGKYKLNINASFRQHPDTTNKVEDDHIDLEWFSPNGELLWQTLEEPLPIPLSFHSGGKTIRMSSDYLLRQITKRIEVGRYVLGYLRVSHPLFDVIKPIRQLITDLIIGVTLMITSVGAIGWFLSGIAIQPVKESYQSLKQFTADASHELRNPIATIKTNIQSILAYPDMEPEQNKKQLEIVERLTERLSNLVNDLLFLARSDSGIINPTFQSIPLDSLLLEVVEEQVIIAKEKSINLSLEIIDNISEPNLKELEDIEDLFTIEGDWGQLSRLFTNLISNAIIHGFETNNNQKSTIQVILKVCKKNSKLYYKVEIKDNGMGIEKENIPLLFDRFYRGDSARSYRDNNNSNTGLGLAIARAIVESHHGNIKVESNAGEGTNFMVTLPKKIGT; encoded by the coding sequence TTGTTTCAAACCACCCGAAGACGTTTAGCCCTCTATTATACCATTGTTACAGCGGTATTATTAATTATCTTTGCCATCGGGATTTATGGCTATGTCTATAAAACCCTCATTGACAGAATTGATGATACCCTCAAACACGTGGTTGAAATTGTTGAACCTTCCCTCGTGATAGATGATGTCAGCTTAGGGGAAGGAAAGTATAAATTAAATATCAATGCTAGTTTCCGTCAACATCCTGATACTACTAATAAAGTAGAAGATGATCACATTGATTTAGAATGGTTTAGTCCTAATGGGGAGTTATTATGGCAGACTTTAGAAGAGCCCTTACCCATACCCCTTTCCTTCCACTCTGGGGGGAAAACTATCCGTATGTCTTCCGATTACCTATTACGACAAATTACCAAAAGAATAGAAGTAGGGCGCTATGTTTTAGGTTATCTGCGGGTGAGTCATCCCCTTTTTGATGTCATCAAACCCATTCGTCAACTAATTACGGATTTAATTATCGGCGTAACATTAATGATTACTTCTGTAGGGGCGATCGGTTGGTTTCTCTCAGGTATTGCCATTCAACCCGTCAAAGAATCCTACCAAAGTTTGAAACAATTCACCGCCGATGCTTCCCATGAGTTGAGAAATCCCATTGCCACCATTAAAACCAATATCCAAAGTATTTTAGCCTATCCAGATATGGAGCCAGAGCAAAATAAAAAACAGTTGGAAATTGTTGAGCGTTTAACGGAAAGATTATCTAATTTAGTTAATGATTTATTGTTTTTAGCCCGTAGTGATAGCGGTATTATCAATCCCACTTTTCAATCTATTCCCCTTGATTCTTTGTTGCTTGAAGTGGTGGAAGAACAAGTAATTATTGCTAAGGAAAAATCTATTAATTTATCATTGGAGATAATAGATAATATTTCTGAGCCTAACTTAAAGGAATTAGAAGACATTGAAGATTTGTTTACCATAGAAGGAGATTGGGGACAGTTAAGTCGTCTTTTTACTAATTTAATTAGCAATGCAATTATTCATGGATTTGAAACTAATAATAATCAAAAATCTACTATTCAAGTAATACTAAAAGTATGCAAAAAAAATAGTAAACTCTATTATAAGGTTGAAATAAAAGATAATGGAATGGGCATAGAAAAAGAAAATATACCCCTTCTTTTTGACCGATTTTATCGGGGTGATTCTGCTCGTAGTTATCGGGATAATAATAATTCTAATACAGGGTTAGGCTTGGCGATCGCCCGTGCCATTGTGGAAAGTCATCATGGTAATATCAAAGTAGAAAGTAACGCAGGTGAAGGAACTAATTTTATGGTTACTTTACCAAAAAAAATAGGGACGTAG
- the gatB gene encoding aspartyl-tRNA(Asn) / glutamyl-tRNA(Gln) amidotransferase subunit GatB has protein sequence MSATATKTKYEAIIGLETHCQLNTKSKIFCSCSTEFDSPPNTNVCPVCLGHPGVLPVLNEEVLASAVKMGLALQGQIARYSKFDRKQYFYPDLPKNYQISQFDLPIVEHGKLEIELVDPKTKEATRKTIGITRLHMEEDAGKLVHAGSDRLSGSTHSLVDFNRTGVPLLEIVSEPDLRSGQEASEYVQELRRIVRYLGIGDGNMQEGSLRCDVNISVRPEGQKEFGVKVEIKNMNSFSAIQKAIEYEIERQIEAVENGEPILQETRLWEEGSQRTISMRIKEGSSDYRYFPEPDLPPLEITDAQLEELQKKLPELPAQKRSRYESEYGLSAYDARVLCDDRDVALYFEAVVSRGASAKGAANWITQDIAAYLNSNLDLDITKIALKPEMLAELVTLIENGTISGKIAKEILPELLEKGGSPKQIVESKGLVSISDPDELAKIIDEVLAENPDKLEQFRAGKNKLQGFFVGQLMKKTGGRAEPKLANQILNKKLNC, from the coding sequence ATGAGTGCAACAGCTACTAAAACGAAATATGAAGCGATTATCGGTTTAGAAACCCATTGTCAACTTAATACTAAGAGCAAAATTTTTTGTAGTTGTTCGACGGAATTTGACAGCCCCCCCAATACTAATGTTTGCCCTGTGTGTCTCGGACATCCTGGGGTTTTGCCTGTATTAAATGAAGAGGTTTTGGCTTCGGCGGTGAAGATGGGTTTAGCCCTACAAGGACAAATTGCCCGTTATAGTAAATTTGATCGTAAACAATATTTTTATCCCGATTTACCAAAAAACTACCAAATTTCTCAGTTTGACCTTCCCATCGTCGAACATGGTAAGTTAGAAATTGAATTAGTCGATCCTAAAACCAAAGAAGCTACCCGCAAAACTATCGGTATCACTCGCCTACACATGGAAGAAGATGCAGGTAAATTGGTACACGCTGGGAGCGATCGCCTCTCAGGCTCGACCCATTCTCTGGTAGACTTTAATCGTACGGGTGTTCCCCTGCTCGAAATTGTATCCGAACCTGATTTACGCAGTGGGCAAGAAGCCTCGGAATATGTACAAGAATTGCGTCGTATCGTTCGTTATTTGGGCATTGGTGACGGTAATATGCAAGAAGGCTCCTTACGTTGTGACGTTAACATTTCCGTGCGGCCAGAGGGGCAAAAAGAATTTGGTGTGAAGGTAGAAATCAAAAATATGAACTCCTTTAGTGCCATTCAAAAAGCCATTGAATACGAAATTGAAAGACAAATCGAAGCCGTAGAAAATGGTGAACCTATCCTCCAAGAAACCAGACTATGGGAAGAAGGAAGTCAGCGTACCATCAGCATGAGGATAAAAGAAGGCTCTAGCGATTACCGTTATTTCCCTGAGCCAGATTTACCCCCCCTCGAAATTACGGATGCTCAATTGGAGGAGTTACAGAAAAAATTACCCGAACTTCCTGCCCAAAAACGCAGTCGTTATGAAAGCGAATATGGTCTATCTGCCTATGATGCGAGGGTATTGTGTGATGATAGGGATGTAGCCCTTTACTTTGAAGCGGTAGTATCTAGGGGCGCTAGTGCCAAGGGGGCAGCCAATTGGATAACCCAAGACATTGCAGCCTATCTCAACAGCAATTTGGATTTGGATATTACTAAAATTGCCCTCAAACCTGAAATGTTGGCGGAGTTAGTTACTCTCATTGAAAATGGTACTATTAGCGGTAAAATTGCCAAGGAAATCTTACCCGAATTGTTGGAAAAAGGTGGTTCTCCTAAACAGATTGTTGAGAGTAAAGGATTAGTTAGTATTTCAGATCCCGATGAGTTGGCTAAAATTATTGATGAGGTATTGGCGGAAAATCCTGATAAGTTAGAACAGTTTAGGGCTGGAAAAAATAAGTTACAGGGCTTTTTTGTTGGTCAACTGATGAAGAAAACAGGCGGACGGGCAGAGCCTAAATTGGCTAACCAAATTCTTAATAAGAAGTTGAATTGTTAA